Genomic window (Ailuropoda melanoleuca isolate Jingjing chromosome 7, ASM200744v2, whole genome shotgun sequence):
TGTTCCCAGAAAGGGGTGGGAGCTGCGCGGGGCAAGGCGTAGGGCGGAAGCTTGAAGAGATTTCATCTAAGCCCCACCCACGCCCAGCACCTCCCTGGGCGGCCGGGCAGGGTAGGGACGGGGCAGGGAGCTTCCCCCCTTTCCCCACGCTCCCCACGAGGGGCCCGGGAATCCCGTCCTTCGCCTCTCCCAGCTACCGCCCCACCGCTAGCACCGCGGACCGCGGCATTGTGTCCCCGGCCCAAGTCCCCGGATGCTCGCCTCCCCTCACCGGCCCGCGCCGTGGCTCCACCCCTCGCGCGGCTCTGCGTGCCACGTCACCGCTTGCGGCGCTTCCGGAGGCGCAGCGGGCGATGACGTAGGGGGACGTGCCCTCTATATGAGGTTGGGGAGCGGCTGAGTCGGCCTTTTCCGcccgctcccccctccccccgagtGCCGTTCCGGCTGCACCGCGCTCGCTCAGAGCTCCCGGCTCCTGCTGAGGTAGTGCCGCCGTCGTCTCTCTCCAGCCGTCGTCATGATCATCTACCGGGACCTCATCAGCCGTGAGTCGTGACTGCACTACCCCTACTGCCGCGCGCAGGGGACAGGGGtgcgggtgggggcggggaagaaGGACGCCGCCGCTGTCGTGGGCCTAGGGGACGCCGGTGGCCTTTCCGGGAGCGAGGAGGGGTCGGTGCCTGGGGCACGCCTCGGGGTCTGGAGCGCCCGGGGAGGCGCGGGAGCCGCGTGCTCCTGGCCCGCGCGGGAAATGGCGGCGCCGGTTCCAGACCTCCGGGCGCAGCGTGACGGGCGGGTCTGTGTCCCCGAGCAGATGATGAGATGTTCTCCGACATCTACAAAATCCGGGAGATCGCGGACGGGCTGTgcctggaggtggaggggaaggtgAGTCGGTCGGGCCGCGCGGCGCGGGGGAGGCAAGGCCGGGCAGGCTCGGGTTTCCGCCGCTCCCCCGCCCGAAGTTGTGCAATCCTCTCCGCTGCCTCCTGGCGGAGGAGACGCTCTTTCCGGGCTCGGGTTTTTCTAGAAAAGTGGAGGCGGAGCTGAGCCTGGAAATAGGTCCGCCGCCTTGGCGCCCATCCTCCTCCCGGGCAGTCCGGGACAGGTAGCCACCGGTTAGGGAGCCCCAAGCCCTTCAACGTTTGCTCTACGTACTTGTTCATCAGCCCAAAAGCCCACACAGAACTTCTACTTGGGTGTAAATGACCCCGCTTTCCTTCTGGTCAACAGAGAATTCTTACTGAGTTACGATGTTCCAGGAATTTCAGACggcttcagttttttttctccataacaaTGTTTTAGTGGTTTTTGGCAAGAGTCAAAAGTGGTGGGAGAATGATGAATATGTGAACTGACACAGAAGATTCGGGGGATGCTTTTAGCTAAAGTCAGAAACGTCTGaaaccaaactttttttaaatacagatggTCAGTAGGACAGAGGGTAACATTGATGATTCGCTCATTGGTGGAAATGCCTCCGCTGAAGGCCCGGAGGGCGAAGGTACCGAAAGCACGGTAATCACTGGTGTTGATATCGTCATGAACCATCACTTGCAGGAAACCAGCTTCACAAAAGAAGCCTACAAGAAGTACATCAAAGATTATATGAAATCGTAAGTGCTACTGGCGCAGCCCACCTACTGTCTGGAATCCTGTAGGACTCAGGGATAAGCTGACTTGGAGGTTCTTTAGCAGCAGACATACTTGTGAAAAAGGCCTTAACCTTTCTGTTGCGAGCTCCCAAGGATAGTTGCTTTTCTATAAATAAACTAATGTGAACACACTGGAGCATGCAGTGTAGTTCTAGCTTTTTAGAAGTGTACTTTGGGAATAACATGAAGTCCAAAATTGTGAACAGTCTGGAAACTTCATTCTGTGAGCTCGTGGTTTCTTGATGGTGCCATGTTAATCTGGCGCAGTGATAACGAGCTGCCGTTTTCAGTGCTTGTCTTagtttggatcttttttttccccccctaagaACTGAGTACTTTAACCTattaataaaatactgttttagaaTCAAAGGCAAACTTGAAGAACAGAGGCCAGAAAGAGTAAAGCCTTTTATGACAGGGGCTGCAGAACAAATCAAGCACATCCTCGCTAATTTCAAAAACTACCAGGTAAATACCATAAATGTTTGTGTCAAAGAGTTGTGCCATTTTAGCTGCCAGAGGAGCAAATTACTTGATGAATCGTGGATGTAACCTGGCGGTCTTCTGGGTCTTTTGAGcagtttaaataataaataacttcaTAGATGGAATTCCAGTAGTCCAGGCTGTGGAAAGTAGCCTTCCCTGCTCCCAAGTGTGTTTCTAGATCTTGTCTGCTTGATTCCAGAATTTGGTCCCTACTCACTTCCCAGAGGACGTTTTTCATTTCTCCCTGTCTAGAATTGCTTGTTAACCTCCTCAGTGGTCTTCCAATCTTTTTATTTCCAGCTTCAGTGTCTTGCCACTAGAGTTCTTTCTACACTTGTTCTGTTGGGAAACTCAGTGACTTCCCCTTATAAGGAGTAAGGAAAAAACTCATTACAGCCTGGCTCTTTGATTTTCCAGCTTTCACATGTCCTCTGGCCATAAGATAACTTTATCCCTATAATGTGCTTCTCTCATATGTTCCTTAATGCTTGATGATTGTAAACAGGCTTTTACAGAGTTTGGAATTGTATATGTGGGGTTGAGAGAGTGTATTTCCAGAAAGTATGAAGTGTTCTGGATTGCTGCGTACTTTGGTCACttgttagtgttttcatttggtGAACAGAAATttgatcctatttttttttcttctggtgaaAATCTCTTAAATTGTGGTGATTTGAATCCTCCTTTGATTGTTTTATTGTAATTTGTTTCGATATGATCCGTATATAATGGTCTAATTCTGGGTATTTGTTGTTTGCTTCCTAAGTTCTTTATTGGTGAAAACATGAATCCAGATGGCATGGTTGCTCTGCTGGACTACCGTGAGGATGGTGTGACCCcatatatgattttctttaaggatggtttagaaatggagaaatgtgTAAGTATAAGGAAGTGGGTTTAAATCAGTAATGTAAAAATGGAGACATCTTTGGTGTGATTCCTTGTTTCCTGCCCCCGGGATAGTTAGAATGGGTTTTACAGCAGTCTTTGTAAAATGTAGGTctagctcttgtttctttttgggAGTCTAATAGGGTTGTGTTTCACatgtaaaagattttttatatacAGAAAGCTTGTCTTGTAGGTGGCTTAAATCACTAAGCTGGAGATCAGAAACAGCACCTTGGGTTGATCTTACCGCATAGAAACGGCCCTTCATATTTTGCCACGCATATGTGAGTGGCACGTATGGTGTGAAACCTTTTTCACTTTGGTTTACTGGTAATTGGCAGCTGGTCATT
Coding sequences:
- the TPT1 gene encoding translationally-controlled tumor protein gives rise to the protein MIIYRDLISHDEMFSDIYKIREIADGLCLEVEGKMVSRTEGNIDDSLIGGNASAEGPEGEGTESTVITGVDIVMNHHLQETSFTKEAYKKYIKDYMKSIKGKLEEQRPERVKPFMTGAAEQIKHILANFKNYQFFIGENMNPDGMVALLDYREDGVTPYMIFFKDGLEMEKC